A window of the Parambassis ranga chromosome 17, fParRan2.1, whole genome shotgun sequence genome harbors these coding sequences:
- the piezo2b gene encoding piezo-type mechanosensitive ion channel component 2 isoform X3, with product MASEVVCGLVFRLLLPVCLAAACLFRYNALSFVYLIYLLLIPLFAEPTCTTMQGHTGRLLRSLCFTSMSFLLLHIIYQITVNSLVAQSSISPNFNCSAWEKSIRQIGFESVSGADAGNGIRVFIPDIGMFVVGLAIWLLCRSLVQKRPPEDMAQYNTDFEAEEQEEEEKLSLDDDILLEEDYEAGYEAEEEEELEEYEEEEEEDGGEEEAKESTKMKILRLVQEVASKVKEVIGNLITTAGKVVVTILLGMTGIMQPSLTSAVYFFTFLFLCTWWSLCRTFNTLIFSCMCVLMAIFSAGHIIVLYLYQFQVFQESVRPNDTYSRVFGITPIVQSNCSYTWKLIVHKNTMWYHFVSPIMLLILYYTLATLIRLWLQEPIDQLMDDKDSDMCEEEEEDGNRANNSANRKRQLWWESRQGTDEKNLLSTQDGISTTEAVPTLNGTSFDFVTTDNGPVCLDLYSTPQYKMDHTGDDTEKKDECVYEVCLPPEDSALKESEDEENEIKKKGVGAMVKVFHFIMKQSYLCALIAMMVWSITYVSWLTFVFLMWSCILWMVRDRRRYAMLSSPFMVAYGNLMIVLQYIYTFQGMEPVPGFFVKKNNPFHSLSSKILCLLSFWLLLRQTLTERQEKQKEDSASLSDVHVEVQEKKEEEEPEEGGEQDVMQVFGNMVMALLVKYWIYICGGMFFFVSFEGTIVMYKIIYMMMLLSCVALYQVHYERWRWILKYFWMSLVMYTMLVLTLVYTAQFEGSVEAWGKMLNTSVKSLKDLGLEKFDTGMLFTRIAIPTSFLLVCVLHLHYFHQRFLQLTDLKAVVAKEESTIYRLVHPDGSLADLTMLSASSVDAALPKEEERLQEKQEEQGGWETEKEQTLVVVMDDTDMTGEKPKSFSDQRQSSTEESVHCSMKTEPEPSTEQSSDLRNKWHLVVDRLTVLFLKFLEYFHKLQLFIWWLLEIHIIKIVSCYIIVFTLYEVSLFNYVFLASWAFALPYSQYRPLASSICTVWTCVIIVCKMLYQLKSIDPPSYSKNCTMPDYTPAQKQEMEDSLLYKGPVDPANWVGLQKSDDLLGYLRDNLLMLALLAFEVTIYRHQEYFRLRNKLSPPAARIIFHDITRQHLDIGIIHFVKYFVNYFFYKFGLETCFLLVVNVMGQRMDFYSMLHGFALIVVMYRRRRKAIAEIWPKYCCFLACMLTVQYFVCIGIPPAACKDYPWRFPNSTTDSNVVKWLYVPDFHTHPKPTFLIYDLMLLLCASLQRQVFEDENMAAVRLMAGDNVEICRDLDAASFSVHNPVPDFIHCRSYLDMLKVIMFSYLFWFVLTIIFITGTTRISVFCMGYLVACFYFLLFGGKLLLKPIKKILHYWDFLIAYNVFVITMKNILSILACGYIKSMMVNHCWLIQLFSLACTIKEYKIQKSDSKECELPSNEAGIIWDSICFAFLLLQRRVFMSYYFLHVVADIRASQILASRGAELFQATIVKAVKARLEEESKSVEQLKRQMERIKLRQQKFKRGKEKMLSLAQESVDGQTMVQPEDDDDDGAHPTNAKTKKKQWWRPWVDHASMVRSGDYYLFETDSEEEDEEEEEKKDGEQPKKSAFQRAIAKFVSAVLALPKSIIRLPKTVLQYVVKAGKFLYQTWLTDPKAALKARAKDKRKFWKKYTKGVRRRKTKKDAGHVAIDVGELSDGQEKGDENKKSGGPDNIIKRVFNIIKFTWVLFQTTVNSFTKWMNSMCSEYIDISTVLRIERCMLTREVKKGNIPSRESIHVYYQKAMRLNMSRQASLDQLSEDGSTSGSTRVRRRRGGYRMESQDSTASRDSISSAFTEATTLFSRQSTLEDMDAMPEFIPKTSERARPKLRKMYGLDVSNSSMDSGGSSFISRQGTTDTIEEVEDEQDQGEDKQQVPRESQQQDEGQGAEGVTWSDQESRLREEKEEEGEDKVEEGPEVAEGQQSEVGEEGVEAPEDQEREHAPWESFGPDEGPSFRPEEADSAPTMQQNDFTESEDGGGQQDFLQTECQGGLLYTPDTDASKTSDADVPPSYSKAVSFDRLELSDDESDTDRKRRMVMTFDSRSDSRSDIMLPSMTTELTASELLLNKMFYDEELEQSDRFYQSQPLILQLCYALYNMVVAHSELVCYLVIIVNHMVSANCVTLVLPITIFLWAMLSVPRPSKRYWMTAIIYTEVTIVIKYFFQFSFFPFHNTIDKNKPFHPPNIIGVEKKDGYVIYDLLQLLALFFHRSILKCHGLWDEDDPKQKKEPPSQSESEDEVKSKESESEKESEPASSVFNERRGSTQTMRSINFGTSIDSGQVQVHVQHQQTYQRRKSSSGASHISHPSVHSSARSKRGSTTSHNSSRKDGSEASEASVHQKTRKQMIIEKLREQFLKVKAFVVKRFMEVYLSIRLFFYNLIHPEYSAVTDVYVLMFLADTVDFIIIVFGFWAFGKHSAADITSSLSEDQVPGPFLVMVLIQFGTMVVDRALYLRKSVMGKVIFQVFLVFGIHFWMFFILPGVTAKRFSENRVAQMWYFVKCIYFGLSAYQIRCGYPTRVLGNFLTKSYNYVNLFLFQGFRLVPFLTELRAVMDWVWTDTSLSLSSWICVEDIYAHIFILKCWRESEKRYPQPRGQKKKKVVKYGMGGMIVMLLICIVWFPLLFMSLVKSVAGVVNTPLDVSLTITLAGFQPIFTMSAQQKQLRDVTPDEFRIFVKSYTSDDGAMQWLEGYTFEDLTIAELKGSSNSLWTISPPSRTNLIEMLSTVKEEFPVTVSWSVQRNLSLGAKAETASGKHVTHLENNTKSELIKVLNGSSTISEVNLTNIFPRFVRAPSDSDAKPVEALQGGDKHLAISLTLMRAENLTDQIQEWWIVNQTTLGPIKKQCNGTAEEKQKCKDKKFDAGLEMYIFSDKVSPPSLGFLAGYGIMGLYASVVLVIGKFVREFFSGISHTIMFEELPNVDRILKLCTDIFLVRETGELDLEEDMYSKLIFLYRSPETMIKWTREKTQ from the exons CGTGAGTGGTGCAGACGCAGGCAACGGCATCCGGGTGTTCATCCCTGACATCGGCATGTTCGTGGTCGGCTTGGCCATCTGGCTGCTGTGTCGCAGTCTGGTCCAGAAGAGGCCGCCTGAGGACATGGCCCAGTACAACACGGACTTCGAAGCAGAGGAACAG gaggaagaagagaagctgAGCCTGGATGACGACATCCTGCTAGAGGAGGACTACGAAGCCGGTTatgaggctgaggaggaggaggagctggaggagtacgaagaagaggaggaggaggacggcggGGAGGAAGAGGCAAAGGAGAGCACCAAGATGAAGATTCTGCGGCTTGTGCAGGAAGTCGCTTCCAAAGTGAAGGAGGTCATCGGAAACTTGATCACCACTGCAGGGAAGGTAGTGGTCACCATCTTGTTGGGCATGACAG gaaTCATGCAGCCCTCATTGACCTCAGCCGTTTACTTCTTCACCTTCCTGTTCCTGTGCACCTGGTGGTCCCTGTGCAGGACCTTCAACACGCTCATCTtcagctgcatgtgtgttctgATGGCAATCTTCAGCGCTGGACACATCATCGTCCTCTACCTCTACCAGTTCCAGGTCTTTCAGGAGTCCGTCCGACCGAACGACACCTACAGCCG agtATTTGGCATCACTCCCATTGTTCAGAGCAACTGCTCCTACACATGGAAGCTcattgtgcacaaaaacactaTGTGGTACCACTTCGTCAGTCCCATCATGCTGCTGATTCTCTATTACACCCTGGCTACACTCATCCGCCTCTGGCTGCAGGAGCCCATCGACCAGCTGATG gACGACAAGGACTCTGATAtgtgcgaggaggaggaggaggacggaaaCAGAGCGAACAACTCGGCCAACAGGAAGAGGCAGCTGTGGTGGGAATCACGCCAGGGCACCGATGAGAAAAAC CTCCTCTCCACCCAGGATGGCATCAGTACAACCGAG GCTGTTCCCACCTTAAACGGGACATCATTTGACTTTGTCACCACTGACAATGGACCAGTCTGTTTGGACTTGTACTCCACCCCTCAGTATAAAATGGACCACACCGGTGATGACACAG agaagaaggacgagtgtgtgtatgaggtgtgtTTGCCCCCAGAGGATTCAGCGTTGAaggagtctgaggatgaagagaaTGAGATAAAGAAGAAGGGAGTCGGTGCTATGGTCAAAGTCTTCCACTTCATTATGAAACAGAGCTACCTCTGTGCACTCATAGCAATGATG gtgtgGAGCATCACCTACGTCAGCTGGCTCACGTTCGTCTTCCTCATGTGGTCCTGTATACTGTGGATGGTGAGGGACCGGAGGCGCTACGCCATGCTGTCCTCACCCTTCATGGTGGCCTACGGCAACCTGATGATAGTTCTGCAGTACATTTACACCTTCCAAGGCATGGAGCCAGTCCCAGGATTCTTTGTCAAGAAGAACAACCCATTCCACTCACTTTCCTCCAAG ATCTTGTGTCTTCTGAGCTTCTGGCTGCTACTGAGACAAACGCTGACGGagagacaagaaaaacaaaaagaagacagTGCTAGTCTGTCAGATGTTCATGTGGAGGTCCAGGAGAAGAAGG aggaagaggagcctgAGGAAGGAGGGGAGCAGGACGTCATGCAGGTTTTTGGTAACATGGTGATGGCTCTCCTGGTCAAATACTGGATCTACATCTGTGGCGGCATGTTCTTCTTTGTCAGCTTTGAGGGGACCATCGTCATGTACAAGATCATCTACATGATGATGCTGCTGTCCTGTGTGGCGCTCTACCag GTGCACTATGAGCGCTGGCGATGGATCCTGAAGTACTTTTGGATGTCACTGGTGATGTACACCATGCTGGTCCTTACCCTGGTCTACACTGCTCAGTTTGAAGGGTCGGTGGAAGCTTGGGGTAAAATGCTGAACACATCCGTAAAGAG CTTGAAAGACCTGGGCTTAGAGAAGTTTGATACGGGCATGCTGTTCACCAGGATTGCTATTCCCACTTCCTTTTTGCTGGTGTGTGTTCTCCACTTGCACTACTTCCACCAGCGCTTTCTGCAGCTCACTGACCTCAAGGCTGTGGTCGCTAAAGAAGAGAGCACAATTTACAG ACTGGTCCACCCTGATGGCAGCCTGGCAGATCTAACCATGCTCAGTGCCAGCTCAGTGGACGCAGCACTGcccaaagaggaggagaggctgcaggaaaagcaggaggagcaaGGAGGGTgggagacagagaaggagcagaccttggtggtggtgatggatgACACTGACATGACTGGTGAAAAGCCCAAGAGCTTCTCCGACCAACGGCAGtccagcacagaggagagcgtccaCTGCAGCATGAAGACTGAGCCAGAACCGAGCACCGAGCAGAGCTCAG ATCTGAGGAATAAATGGCACCTGGTGGTCGACCGCCTGACTGTGCTCTTCCTCAAGTTCCTGGAGTATTtccacaaactgcagctgttcaTCTGGTGGTTACTGGAGATACACATTATCAAGATTGTGTCCTGCTACATCATTGTGTTCACTCTGTATGAG GTGTCTCTGTTTAACTATGTGTTCCTGGCATCCTGGGCCTTCGCCTTGCCCTACAGCCAATACAGGCCGCTTGCCTCCAGTATTTGCACTGTCTGGACATGTGTCATCATTGTATGCAAGATGTTGTACCAGCTGAAGTCTATAGATCCCCCGTCATACTCCAAGAACTGCactatg CCAGACTACACACCAGCACAGAAGCAAGAGATGGAGGACTCTTTGCTGTATAAGGGGCCTGTTGATCCAGCCAACTGGGTGGGCCTGCAAAAGTCTGATGACCTGCTGGGCTACCTCAGG GACAACCTCCTGATGCTGGCTTTGTTAGCATTCGAGGTGACCATCTATCGCCATCAGGAATACTTCAGACTGAGAAACAAACTGTCGCCTCCGGCTGCCAGAATTATCTTCCATGATATCACACGGCAGCACCTGGACATCGGGATAATCCACTTTGTGAAGTACTTTGTCAACTACTTCTTCTACAAGTTTGGATTAGAG ACATGTTTCCTGTTGGTGGTCAATGTGATGGGGCAGCGTATGGACTTCTACTCCATGCTTCACGGCTTTGCCTTGATAGTAGTCATGTATAGACGCAGAAGAAAAGCCATCGCTGAGATCTGGCCCAAGTACTGCTGCTTCCTGGCCTGCATGCTCACGGTGCAGTACTTTGTCTGCATTGGGATTCCACCTGCAGCCTGTAAAG ACTATCCCTGGAGGTTTCCCAACTCGACTACAGACTCCAATGTGGTCAAGTGGCTCTATGTCCCAGATTTTCACACCCACCCAAAGCCAACATTCCTGATCT ATGATTTAATGTTGCTGCTGTGCGCCTCTCTCCAGAGGCAGGTCTTCGAGGATGAGAACATGGCAGCCGTCCGCCTCATGGCTGGTGACAATGTGGAGATCTGTAGAGACCTGGATGCAGCCTCCTTCAGCGTCCACAACCCTGTCCCTGACTTTATCCACTGCAG GTCCTACCTGGACATGCTGAAGGTCATTATGTTCAGCTACTTGTTCTGGTTTGTCctcaccatcatcttcatcactggaACCACAAGAATCAGCGTCTTCTGTATGGGTTACCTGGTGGCCTGCTTTTATTTCCTGCTCTTTGGCGGCAAGCTTCTGCTGAAACCAATCAAAAAGATCCTCCACTATTGGGACTTCCTGATCGCCTATAATGTTTTTGTGATCACAATGAAGAACATTTTATCT ATCCTGGCGTGCGGCTACATTAAATCTATGATGGTCAACCACTGCTGGTTAATCCAGTTGTTTAGTTTAGCGTGCACCATCAAggaatacaaaatacaaaagagCG ATTCAAAAGAGTGTGAACTGCCCAGTAATGAGGCCGGCATCATCTGGGACAGTATCTGTTTcgccttcctgctgctgcagagacgaGTCTTCATGAGTTACTACTTTCTTCATGTGGTGGCAGATATCAGAGCATCACAGATACTGGCCTCCAG agggGCAGAGCTCTTTCAGGCTACTATTGTGAAGGCGGTGAAAgccaggctggaggaggagagcaagtcggtggagcagctgaagagACA GATGGAGCGCATTAAATTGAGGCAGCAAAAGTTTAAGAGGGGCAAGGAGAAGATGCTGAGCCTGGCGCAGGAGTCTGTAGACGGACAGACGATGGTCCAgcctgaggatgatgatgatgatg GAGCACATCCAACGAATGCCAAGACCAAAAAAAAGCAGTGGTGGAGGCCGTGGGTTGACCATGCTTCCA TGGTGAGAAGTGGAGACTATTACTTGTTTGAAACTGAcagtgaagaagaagacgaggaggaggaggagaaaaaagatgGGGAGCAACCAAAGAAGTCAGCGTTTCAG CGAGCGATAGCGAAGTTTGTCTCTGCTGTTCTGGCTTTACCCAAGTCTATCATTAGGCTGCCTAAAACTGTACTTCAGTATGTAGTCAAGGCGGGCAAG TTTCTTTACCAAACCTGGCTCACAGACCCCAAAGCTGCTCTCAAAGCTCGAGCCAAAGATAAACGCAAATTTTGGAAGAAATATACCAAAGGGGTCCGACGCAGGAAAACCAAGAAAGATG CGGGTCACGTTGCCATTGATGTTGGGGAGCTGTCTGATGGGCAAGAAAAGGGAGATGAGAACAAGAAGTCTGGTGGACCAG ACAACATCATCAAACGAGTGTTCAACATCATAAAGTTCACCTGGGTGCTCTTCCAGACAACGGTCAACAGCTTCACCAAGTGGATGAACAGCATGTGCAGCGAGTACATCGACATCTCCACTGTGCTGCGTATCGAGCGCTGCATGCTGACTCGAGAGGTCAAAAAG GGCAACATCCCGTCCAGAGAGAGCATTCATGTGTATTATCAAAAGGCCATGAGGCTCAACATGTCCAGGCAGGCCAGCTTGGATCAGCTCAGCGAGGACGGCTCAACCTCAGGTTCCACCAGGGTCCGAAGGAGGCGAGGAGGCTACCGAATGGAGAGCCAGGACTCCACAGCCTCCAGAGATAGCATTTCCAG TGCCTTTACTGAGGCCACCACGCTGTTTTCCCGTCAATCTACCCTTGAAGACATGGATGCAATGCCAGAGTTCATTCCTAAAACCAGTGAGCGCGCCAGGCCCAAACTGCGTAAGATGTATGGCCTTGATGTGTCCAACTCCTCCATGGACAGTGGCGGCAGCAGCTTCATATCCAG GCAGGGCACTACAGACACCATAGAAGAAGTGGAGGATGAGCAGGATCAAGGGGAAGACAAGCAGCAGGTGCCCAGGGAATCCCAACAGCAGGATGAGGGACAGGGGGCTGAAGGTGTGACGTGGAGTGATCAAGAATCCAGactgagagaagaaaaagaagaagaaggagaagataAGGTGGAGGAGGGGCCGGAGGTGGCAGAGGGACAGCAGAGTGAGGTGGGTGAGGAAGGAGTAGAGGCACCAGAGGACCAGGAAAGAGAGCATGCTCCCTGGGAGTCCTTTGGTCCAGACGAAGGCCCCTCCTTTAGGCCGGAGGAGGCAGACTCTGCCCCTACTATGCAGCAGAACGATTTCACCGAGAGTGAAGacggaggaggacagcaggactTCCTGCAGACAGAATGTCAGGGAGGGCTGCTCTACACGCCTGATACAGATGCCTCTAAAACATCAGACGCTGACGTGCCTCCCAGCTACAGCAAGGCGGTCAGCTTTGACCGTCTGGAACTCAGCGATGATGAGAGTGACACGGACAGGAAGAGGCGCATGGTGATGACCTTCGACAGTCGCTCAGACAGCAGGTCGGACATCATGCTGCCATCCATGACCACTGAGCTGACGGCCAGCGAACTGCTACTCAACAA GATGTTTTACGATGAGGAGCTGGAGCAGTCGGATAGGTTCTACCAGTCCCAGCCTCTCATCCTCCAGCTCTGCTATGCTCTGTATAACATGGTGGTGGCACACTCAGAGCTTGTGTGCTACCTGGTCATCATTGTTAATCACATGGTGTCAGCCAACTGTGTCACCCTGGTCCTTCCCATCACCATCTTCCTCTGGGCCATGCTGTCTGTGCCCCGTCCCAGCAAGCGCTACTGGATGACTGCCATCATCTACACTGAG GTCACCATCGTCATCAAGTACTTCTTCCAGTTTAGCTTTTTCCCCTTCCACAATACCATCGATAAGAATAAACCGTTTCACCCTCCCAACATCATCGGCGTGGAGAAGAAAGATGGCTACGTCATCTATGACCTGCTCCAATTACTGGCTCTATTTTTCCACAGGTCCATCCTGAAG TGTCATGGTCTATGGGACGAGGATGACCCCAAACAGAAGAAAGAGCCGCCTTCTCAGAGCGAGTCTGAAGATGAGGTGAAAAGCaaggagagtgagagtgagaaggagTCTGAGCCTGCCTCATCAGTGTTCAATGAGAGGAGAGGCTCCACTCAGACCATGAGGTCCATAAACTTTGGGACCTCCATAGACTCAGGACAGGTCCAGGTGCACGTCCAGCATCAGCAGACCTACCAGCGACGCAAGAGCTCCAGTGGAGCCTCGCACATTTCTCATCCGTCTGTGCATTCTTCAGCAAGATCTAAGAGAG GAAGTACCACTTCCCACAACAGCAGCCGCAAAGATGGCAGTGAAGCCAGCGAGGCCAGCGTCCACCAGAAGACACGCAAACAGATGATCATAGAGAAACTGAGGGAGCAGTTCCTCAAAGTAAAAGCTTTCGTCGTGAAGCG GTTTATGGAGGTCTACCTCTCCATCAGGCTGTTTTTTTATAACTTGATCCATCCAGAGTACAGCGCGGTCACAGACGTCTACGTGCTGATGTTCCTCGCTGACACAGTGGATTTCATCATCATTGTGTTTGGATTCTGGGCGTTTGGG AAACACTCAGCGGCAGACATCACTTCCTCCCTGTCAGAGGATCAGGTGCCAGGACCCTTCCTGGTCATGGTCCTGATACAGTTTGGCACCATGGTGGTGGACCGGGCTCTCTACCTAAGGAAGTCTGTGATGGGAAAAGTCATTTTCCAGGTCTTCCTTGTCTTTGGCATCCACTTCTGGATGTTTTTTATCCTGCCAGGCGTCACAGCAAA GCGCTTCAGTGAAAACAGAGTCGCTCAGATGTGGTATTTTGTCAAGTGCATCTACTTCGGGCTGTCGGCCTATCAGATCCGCTGTGGTTATCCCACCCGtgttctgggaaactttctTACGAAGAGCTACAATTATGTCAACCTCTTCCTGTTTCAAGG TTTCCGTCTGGTACCCTTCCTGACGGAGCTGCGAGCCGTGATGGACTGGGTCTGGACCGACACCTCGCTGTCTCTGTCAAGCTGGATCTGTGTGGAGGACATCTACGCTCACATCTTCATCCTGAAATGCTGGAGAGAGTCTGAGAAG AGGTACCCACAACCGCGTggccagaagaagaagaaggtggtcAAGTACGGGATGGGAGGAATGATTGTGATGCTGCTGATCTGCATTGTCTGGTTCccgctgctcttcatgtccctGGTAAAATCTGTGGCGGGGGTCGTCAACACTCCGCTGGACGTCTCACTCACAATCACCCTGGCCGGCTTTCAG CCCATCTTCACCATGAGTGCTCAACAAAAGCAACTGCGGGATGTTACACCAGATGAATTTAGAATATTTGTGAAAAGCTATACAAGCGACGAT GGAGCCATGCAGTGGTTGGAGGGCTACACCTTTGAGGATCTGACCATCGCTGAGCTGAAAGGCAGCTCCAACTCTCTGTGGACCATCAGTCCACCCAGCAGAACCAACCTAATAGAAATGCTTTCGACGGTCAAGGAGGAATTCCCGGTCACCGTGTCCTGGTCTGTGCAAAG AAACCTCAGTCTTGGTGCCAAGGCTGAAACAGCATCTGGAAAACATGTGACTCACCTAGAAAATAATACAAAGAGTGAGCTTATAAAGGTGCTGAATGGGTCAAGTACCATCTCAGAAGT GAACCTGACAAATATCTTCCCTCGCTTCGTACGAGCTCCCAGCGACTCAGATGCCAAGCCAGTTGAGGCGCTGCAAGGTG gTGACAAACATCTTGCAATTAGCTTGACCTTGATGCGAGCTGAGAATTTGACAGATCAGATCCAAGAATGGTGGATTGTCAACCAGACTACGCTCGGCCCCATAAAAAAGCAGTGTAATGGAACGgctgaggaaaaacaaaagtgtaaaGACAAAAAGTTTGATGCCGGCCTGGAGATGTACATATTCAGTGACAAAGTCAGCCCGCCAAGTTTGGGCTTTCTGGCTGGTTATGG TATCATGGGCCTGTACGCCTCAGTGGTTCTGGTTATCGGCAAGTTTGTGCGTGAATTCTTCAGTGGCATTTCCCACACCATCATGTTTGAGGAGCTGCCCAACGTGGACCGCATCCTGAAGCTGTGCACTGACATCTTCCTGGTCCGAGAGACGGGGGAGCTGGACCTGGAGGAGGACATGTACTCCAAACTCATCTTCCTCTACCGCTCACCAGAGACAATGATAAAGTGGACCCGGGAGAAAACTCAGTGA